Within the Criblamydia sequanensis CRIB-18 genome, the region TAATAAATCAAGGGTAGAAGCCTCTCCTAGCTGAACATAAGCCGCATTTTCTTGAGAAAGTGGAATTAGCTTTCTTTCATTTCTTAGAATTGACACAGCTTCTTGGAAAAGCTTTATTCTTAAATCTTGCGAAGAAGCTGTGTGAAGGTCATTTTTATTCGGTATAGCCGCAAAACGATCAAGATCAAGATTTACTTTTTCTTTTAATTTTAAAATTGTTAAAACTCGTTCATCGATGTCTTTTTCGTTAATTTTTCCCTCTTTCAAGGCAAGTTTTAAAGCATTATAGGCCTTGGGAAAATCTTGAGGCATAAGAAGCATATCGCTTCCTGCAAGAAAGGCCCTTAAAACAATCTCTTCTTCCGACATAAAATCTGTCAATGCCTTCATACGTAAAGCCCCGCTTAAAACAAGGCCTCTAAATCCGAGCTTTTCTTTCAATAACCCCTGAACGACTTTTTGAGAAAGACTTGCCGGGATTTTTAGATCTTCAAATGCCGGAATAATTAAGTGTTCTGTCTGAATAGACAAAACCCCTTCTTTAATAGCCTCAATAAAAGGGAAAAGCTCAATTTCTTCTAATCGCTTCTTTTCATGTTTACAGTATGGCAACCCAAGATGAGGATCCACTATAATATCTCCAAGTCCCGGAAAATGTTTGGCTGAAGCAATGATTCCGGCATCTTGCAAACCTCTTATCATGGACCTTCCTTTTCTAGCGACCTCTTGAGGCGTGCTTCCGAAGGAGCGAACATTTATGACCGGATTTTCAGGCTCGGTATTCACATCAAGAACAGGGCTTAAATTCATGTGAACTCCAATAAGCTTCGCCTGTCTTCCAATTTCCAAACCCATTTGATAAATCAAATCATTATTCTTAATTGCTCCAAGAGTAATATTTTTAGGAAAACCCATGCCATCCTTAAGTCGCATGGAAAGTCCCCATTCTAAGTCTTGCGCTATAAGAATCGGGTATTTGCTAATTTTTTGATAACGATTCGCAAACGAGACTTGGGATTGGCTTAAAGATGGACCTACAAAGGCAATTCCCCCAACATGATATCTCGTAATGTAATCTTCGATCTCTTCTATGATATGAGGGTTTCCTATCTCTTTAGCTGCAAACTCGGAATCTACATAGCCTGCGATCATAAAGAGCTGTCCGATTTTTTCATCTGTCGACATGGATGCAAGCGTTCTTTCAGCCCATGAAATATTTTCATTTGCGATTAAAGTTATAGGCAGGAAGATAACAAGAAGGAAGGAAGAATAAAAACTTGAAAATCCCATGCAAACTTTAGTTATTTTGTCTAAGTTTTTCAAAAAGAAAAATAGAAGCAATATTTTGGATAATAAGTGATAAAGTGTTCATAGGCCACCCTTTATAGAGTTTTACGATGTCTTTTCGATTTAAATGATGAAGAGGATTTAAGTTTTTTGCTTGTTTCAAAGTGTTAGCAAAGTCAAAGGGTGCACCTACAAAACTTACAATAAAAGCTACTTCTACACCGACTTTTAGCATTTCGTAAGCCTTAAGTTCTTTATCTCCCTCTCGATTTTTATTTCTCAAGTATTCCTGCACAGTTAAAAAAGTGACCATATTAACAGAGCGCTTAATCCAATAAGTTGAAAAACCTTTCCAACCTTCTTTTATAATGTCGATTAATGGAAGGGATGTTTTTTTAGCCGTCGCATAGACAACCCTTACTTTTTCAAGATGAATCGTGCCAATAGAATCGACAGTTGAGATGGAAATCCCGGTCGCAATTTGTTGTTCGCGATCATTTAATCCATAGCATTTAAATAATTTTGGCAGCTCTATAATCATGGGCCAACACCAAGCTTGTTTGACGCAAGTTTTTAGAAGCTGCGGACTCAATCCATCATAAAAAGAGCGGATCCCCTCATTTTGAAAGATTTGTCTTGCTACCTTATAACTGCTTTCAGATTTATTAGAACATTGTTGGCGAAGTTTAATCAATTCAATTGGACAAACTAATATCTCAGTACCAAGGCCTCTTGCTACTGCCCAAAAACTGATCTTTCGTCAGCGAAGAGTCGGTGCTTCCACTTGTCATAAAAAGCTTCTCTTATTTTAGAAGATCCTGCCGTCTTTCCAGGGAAAGGCGGCATCGTTTAAAAAAACTTATTGCTTCTTAGCCACAAAAACAACGAAGGGAGAACAGGCGACTTCATCTTTCCAAGCATACCCTTCATCCTCTTTTCCTAAAGGATAGTGAACCTCTAACAAGTCAAAGCCTGCTTTTTTAAAGAAGAGGCGATAATCCGCTTCTGTCCAATAAAAATCTGTAAATTCAATCTCTGCTTCTCTAAGGTAGATCCTAGCTAAATCTCCGCTTTCAAGATTTTTATTTTCCGGATAGTCGGTATTAAAGATATACCAGTCCCTTGAGTACATGTCTTGGCTTCCTGTAACGGCTATTAGAACACCATCTTCTTTCATGACTCTCTTAGCTTCCCCTAAATAGTTAAGAACTTCCTGCTCTGAGCCAAGCTCAAATAAAACATAGCTTGAGAAAACAAGGTCATAGTTCTGATCTAAAACCGGGATATTTCCATTCTGCATAAAATAAAAAGGAATTTCAGGATAGATCATAGACGCTTGAGCTAACATTTCCTCGCTAATGTCTACACCTTCAGCCTCCATATTTAGATCGCAAAGGAATCGAGTTGAGAAACCGGCGCCTGAACCATAATCTAATGTTTTATTACCTTTGACATATTTGGTTATAAAAAAGGGAATGTCTCTATAAGCAAGATAACGGCTTGAAGTTTGGCCGTGCTTTGCATAAGCTATCGCTTGCTCTTTAGACTTTTCTTCATTTGATTTATAAATCGTGTCGTTGGCTGATAGATAATTTAGAGGCAATAATGCCAAAACCATTAAACGGATCCATGTGCGCATAAGTCTCTCCAGATTTTTAGAAATTAATGCTGCCAACTTTGCCATCCGTTTTTAAAAAAATCTAGTTTAATTTTTGACTTTTTTTAGACAAATTAATTTTTTAATGATGAGTGGTTTTTAATAAACTATTGAACTTATTTAATTAATATTGTTTTTTTGTATAATTATCGCTTTCTTGCAAAAGATTTTGTAAAAAAGGAATAACGACATGGCTTTTTTTTGTCCAGAGGTTTCAATCTATATAGCGACTAGTATTGATGGCTATATTGCCAGGAAAGATGGGAATATTGATTGGCTGCTCTATGGTCATACAGGAGATGAGGACTATGGGTTCAAAAAATTTATAGATAGCGTCGATGCCCTAGTTCTTGGCAGAAAAACCTATCAGGTGGTTTCAGGTTTTGAGGATTGGCCTTATTCCGGGAAAAGAGTTATTGTTTTGAGCAATACTTTAAAAAAAGTCAGAAAAGAAGCCGAACTATTTAGCGGGGATTTGAAAGACTTACTCTCTAAATTATACGGAGATGGCATCAAACATATTTGGGTGGATGGCGGGATTACAGCTTCCAAATTCTTAGAAGCCGGTCTTGTGGATAATCTTACGATATCCATAATTGCAATGGTATTAGGATCCGGAATCCCCTTATTTAGCGCCATGAATAAAGAACAGCCTTGCCGCTTGGTTTCAAGCCAATCCTATCCAAGCGGTCTTGTCCAATTAAAGTATAAGATGATTTAAACCATGACAATCCGTGTTGCAGCTTATCAAAATTTTGCCAAAAACTCCCATAAAGAACGGGTAGATGAAATCTTAGAGGTTGTAAAGCAAGCCGATCAAAAAAAAATAGATTTTCTTTGCTTTCCGGAAGGTTATCTAACAGGCTACTATGAAGAAAAAGAGCTTGCAGAAGAAACCGCTCTTGAAATTGAGGGTTCAGAATTTAAGGCCTTTCTTAGACAAGCCTCAATATTTAAAACGACGTTTATAATAGGTTTTAATGAGCGCCAAGGTCATCAAATTTTCGACTCTGCAGCCATCATCGAAAAGGGAGTTTTGCTTGGTGTTCAAAGAAAGCACTTTTTATACCACAACTACTTTGCATCTGATGATGAATTTTCAGTATTTCATAGCAAAGGCATTACTTTTGGCGTCGTCATCTGCATGGATAGTAATTACTTTGAGCCTTGCAGACTTTTAGCTTTAAAAGGAGCCGCTATCCTTTTTATCCCCATGTGTAACAAGGTGCCTTTAAATCATGCTTTAACCTCACGACCTAATTATTATAGTCATTTCGTCGCACGATCTTATGAAAACCGTTGTTGGTTAGTAGCAGCTGATTGGGTCTTCCCAAATGATGGTAAAAACATTTGTCCAGGCCATAGCGTTATCTATGATCCGAACGGATGCGAACAAGCTCGGAGCGTTGAAAATCGATATGATTGCATCCTATTGGATATTGCAAAAGATAGTTTATGCATAAATAAGGGACGAAGGGTTTCTGGAAGCCCTATTTTAAAAGAAAAGTTGAACTCTCAAAATTGATTACCACGAGTTCAGTTCGGAAACTATTTTTTTAATCCCAAAATTTGGCTTAAAGCTATCGAATCTACACGATGGGCTTGCAAACCAAAATAGTGATGCTTATCAATCTAATGTAAATTGTGATCATCAAAAACCACTTTATTTTTAGTTTCTCTGTTTATGATTTCATATTCTCCATTGGCCACGGTGACATGATCCTAAAATAAGCATTTTATTAAAGCCCTTTCCCGACCAAAGGTAGAACTAAAGCCAGGTTGCTGTCTTCTAATTGAATAAATAAGTCAGCTTCTTTCTTAAAAACCTCTTGTGCTTTGTTTACTGTGTCTACAAGTTTTCTTGCTATCTCAAAAGGGCTCAAACCATTTTGAGA harbors:
- a CDS encoding dihydrofolate reductase family protein, whose product is MAFFCPEVSIYIATSIDGYIARKDGNIDWLLYGHTGDEDYGFKKFIDSVDALVLGRKTYQVVSGFEDWPYSGKRVIVLSNTLKKVRKEAELFSGDLKDLLSKLYGDGIKHIWVDGGITASKFLEAGLVDNLTISIIAMVLGSGIPLFSAMNKEQPCRLVSSQSYPSGLVQLKYKMI
- a CDS encoding glycoside hydrolase family 3 protein, whose translation is MGFSSFYSSFLLVIFLPITLIANENISWAERTLASMSTDEKIGQLFMIAGYVDSEFAAKEIGNPHIIEEIEDYITRYHVGGIAFVGPSLSQSQVSFANRYQKISKYPILIAQDLEWGLSMRLKDGMGFPKNITLGAIKNNDLIYQMGLEIGRQAKLIGVHMNLSPVLDVNTEPENPVINVRSFGSTPQEVARKGRSMIRGLQDAGIIASAKHFPGLGDIIVDPHLGLPYCKHEKKRLEEIELFPFIEAIKEGVLSIQTEHLIIPAFEDLKIPASLSQKVVQGLLKEKLGFRGLVLSGALRMKALTDFMSEEEIVLRAFLAGSDMLLMPQDFPKAYNALKLALKEGKINEKDIDERVLTILKLKEKVNLDLDRFAAIPNKNDLHTASSQDLRIKLFQEAVSILRNERKLIPLSQENAAYVQLGEASTLDLLNQLKLTLNTDSYFCSLDKKNIIEEERLFKNMEKYGVVILAIFPADPRRIAEIRLMNENKQKEELRHFRVHGITDSLASLIRELKPYEQKIIVAYFGNPFGLYFFDDYSTLIMGYEEDSEAQIASWNLMR
- a CDS encoding carbon-nitrogen hydrolase family protein; protein product: MTIRVAAYQNFAKNSHKERVDEILEVVKQADQKKIDFLCFPEGYLTGYYEEKELAEETALEIEGSEFKAFLRQASIFKTTFIIGFNERQGHQIFDSAAIIEKGVLLGVQRKHFLYHNYFASDDEFSVFHSKGITFGVVICMDSNYFEPCRLLALKGAAILFIPMCNKVPLNHALTSRPNYYSHFVARSYENRCWLVAADWVFPNDGKNICPGHSVIYDPNGCEQARSVENRYDCILLDIAKDSLCINKGRRVSGSPILKEKLNSQN
- a CDS encoding class I SAM-dependent methyltransferase — encoded protein: MRTWIRLMVLALLPLNYLSANDTIYKSNEEKSKEQAIAYAKHGQTSSRYLAYRDIPFFITKYVKGNKTLDYGSGAGFSTRFLCDLNMEAEGVDISEEMLAQASMIYPEIPFYFMQNGNIPVLDQNYDLVFSSYVLFELGSEQEVLNYLGEAKRVMKEDGVLIAVTGSQDMYSRDWYIFNTDYPENKNLESGDLARIYLREAEIEFTDFYWTEADYRLFFKKAGFDLLEVHYPLGKEDEGYAWKDEVACSPFVVFVAKKQ
- a CDS encoding MC/SLC25 family protein codes for the protein MSFWAVARGLGTEILVCPIELIKLRQQCSNKSESSYKVARQIFQNEGIRSFYDGLSPQLLKTCVKQAWCWPMIIELPKLFKCYGLNDREQQIATGISISTVDSIGTIHLEKVRVVYATAKKTSLPLIDIIKEGWKGFSTYWIKRSVNMVTFLTVQEYLRNKNREGDKELKAYEMLKVGVEVAFIVSFVGAPFDFANTLKQAKNLNPLHHLNRKDIVKLYKGWPMNTLSLIIQNIASIFLFEKLRQNN